The following are from one region of the Moritella sp. 24 genome:
- the aceE gene encoding pyruvate dehydrogenase (acetyl-transferring), homodimeric type: MSDILKHDVDPIETTEWLESIESVIREEGLERAQYLLEKVIAKAHQDGVALGKGGITTDYINSIRTEDQPAYPGDEKLERRIRSIIRWNALMIVLRASKKDLELGGHMASFQSSAALYDVCFNHFFRAPTEKDGGDLVYYQGHISPGIYARSFVEGRLTEEQLNNFRQEVDGKGIPSYPHPKLMPEYWQFPTVSMGLGPFSAIYQARFLKYLDGRGLKQTEDQTVYAFLGDGEMDEPESRGALSFAAREGLDNLVFVVNCNLQRLDGPVMGNGKIIQELESLFKGAGWNVIKVVWGEEWDELLAKDTSGKLLQLMNETVDGDYQTLKAKGGAYVREHFFNRYPETAALVADMTDDEIYALKRGGHSSSKLYAAYAKAKATVGLPTVILAKTVKGYGMGEAAEGKNIAHGVKKMKSDTLKQFRDRFDVPVSDDQLLELPYVKIEEGTPEHEYLHARRKELNGYLPQRKENFSGKLDIPTVEDFSVLLGEQKREISTTMAYVRALNVLLKHKGVGKNIVPIIADEARTFGMEGLFRQVGIYNPKGQAYTPQDREIVSYYKEETSGQVLQEGINELGAMSSWVAAATSYSTNDVPMIPLYIYYSMFGFQRIGDSAWMAGDQMARGFLLGATAGRTTLNGEGLQHEDGHSLVQAGLIPNCVSYDPTFAYEVAVVLQDGLRRMYGEQENVFYYITLMNENYAHHAMPEGAEAGIRKGMYKLETYTGEKAKVQLLSSGTIMMQVREAARILSEDYGIGSDVFSVTSFNEIARDGQDVERYNMLHPEAEQKVPYITTLMSDAPAIAATDYIKNYAEQARAYVPTSYKVLGTDGFGRSDSRANLRRHFEVNAQYVVVAALSELVKKGELENQVVVDAIAKYNIDADKLNPLYA; this comes from the coding sequence ATGTCCGACATCTTAAAGCATGATGTAGACCCAATCGAAACTACCGAATGGCTAGAATCAATCGAATCTGTAATTCGTGAAGAAGGTCTTGAACGTGCGCAGTATTTATTAGAAAAAGTAATTGCAAAAGCACATCAAGACGGCGTTGCACTAGGTAAAGGCGGCATCACTACGGATTACATCAATAGTATCCGTACTGAAGACCAACCTGCATACCCAGGTGACGAAAAACTAGAACGTCGTATTCGTTCGATTATCCGCTGGAATGCTTTAATGATCGTACTACGTGCATCAAAGAAAGACTTAGAGTTAGGTGGCCACATGGCTTCTTTCCAGTCTTCTGCTGCACTTTACGATGTATGTTTCAACCACTTCTTCCGTGCTCCAACGGAAAAAGACGGTGGCGATTTAGTTTATTACCAAGGTCATATTTCTCCTGGTATTTACGCTCGTTCATTTGTTGAAGGTCGTTTAACTGAAGAACAACTAAATAACTTCCGTCAAGAAGTTGATGGTAAAGGTATCCCGTCATACCCACATCCTAAGTTGATGCCTGAATACTGGCAGTTCCCTACAGTATCTATGGGTCTTGGTCCATTCTCTGCTATCTATCAAGCTCGTTTCTTGAAATACCTAGATGGCCGTGGTCTAAAACAAACTGAAGACCAAACTGTATACGCTTTCCTAGGTGATGGCGAGATGGATGAACCAGAATCACGTGGCGCATTATCATTTGCTGCTCGTGAAGGTTTAGACAACTTAGTATTCGTAGTTAACTGTAACTTACAACGCCTAGATGGCCCAGTAATGGGTAACGGTAAAATCATCCAAGAACTAGAAAGCCTATTTAAAGGCGCTGGTTGGAATGTGATTAAAGTTGTATGGGGCGAAGAGTGGGATGAACTTCTTGCTAAAGACACGTCTGGTAAACTTCTACAGTTAATGAATGAAACTGTTGATGGCGATTACCAAACGTTGAAAGCTAAAGGCGGCGCTTACGTACGCGAGCATTTCTTTAATCGTTACCCTGAAACTGCTGCTCTAGTTGCAGATATGACTGATGATGAAATCTACGCACTTAAGCGTGGTGGTCATTCATCAAGTAAGCTTTACGCTGCTTATGCAAAAGCAAAAGCAACAGTAGGTTTACCAACAGTTATCCTCGCTAAAACTGTAAAAGGTTACGGCATGGGTGAAGCTGCTGAAGGTAAAAACATCGCGCACGGCGTGAAAAAAATGAAATCGGATACGCTTAAGCAATTCCGTGATCGTTTCGATGTACCTGTATCTGATGATCAATTATTAGAACTACCGTATGTAAAAATCGAAGAAGGTACGCCTGAACACGAATACTTACATGCACGTCGTAAAGAATTAAACGGTTACTTACCACAGCGTAAAGAAAACTTCTCTGGGAAATTAGATATCCCAACAGTTGAAGATTTCAGCGTGCTACTTGGTGAGCAAAAACGTGAAATCTCTACAACGATGGCTTATGTTCGTGCCTTAAACGTGCTGCTTAAGCATAAAGGTGTTGGCAAAAACATCGTACCAATTATCGCCGATGAAGCGCGTACATTTGGTATGGAAGGTTTGTTCCGTCAAGTTGGTATTTACAACCCTAAAGGTCAAGCATACACACCTCAAGATCGCGAAATTGTTTCTTACTATAAAGAAGAAACTAGCGGTCAAGTACTTCAAGAAGGTATTAACGAGTTAGGTGCTATGTCTTCTTGGGTTGCAGCGGCTACATCATATAGTACAAATGACGTACCTATGATCCCACTGTATATCTACTACTCAATGTTTGGTTTCCAACGTATTGGTGACTCTGCATGGATGGCTGGCGATCAAATGGCGCGTGGTTTCCTATTAGGTGCTACAGCTGGTCGTACAACGCTAAACGGTGAAGGTCTACAACACGAAGATGGTCACAGCTTAGTACAAGCAGGTCTTATCCCTAACTGTGTGTCTTATGACCCAACATTCGCTTATGAAGTTGCTGTTGTATTACAAGATGGTTTACGTCGTATGTACGGCGAGCAAGAGAATGTTTTCTACTACATCACATTGATGAACGAAAACTATGCTCACCATGCAATGCCTGAAGGTGCTGAAGCTGGCATCCGTAAAGGTATGTATAAGCTAGAAACTTATACTGGCGAAAAAGCAAAAGTACAATTATTAAGTTCAGGTACTATCATGATGCAAGTTCGCGAAGCGGCTCGTATCCTAAGTGAAGACTATGGTATCGGTTCTGACGTATTCTCTGTAACTTCATTCAATGAAATTGCACGTGATGGTCAAGACGTTGAACGTTACAACATGCTACACCCTGAAGCAGAGCAAAAAGTACCGTACATCACTACATTAATGAGTGATGCACCAGCTATTGCTGCGACAGATTATATCAAAAACTATGCAGAACAAGCGCGTGCATACGTGCCGACTTCATACAAAGTACTTGGTACAGACGGTTTTGGTCGTTCAGACAGCCGTGCAAACTTACGTCGTCATTTCGAAGTTAACGCGCAATACGTAGTTGTTGCTGCATTATCTGAATTAGTTAAGAAAGGCGAGCTAGAAAATCAAGTTGTTGTTGATGCAATTGCAAAATATAACATCGACGCTGATAAATTAAACCCTCTATACGCATAA
- the aceF gene encoding pyruvate dehydrogenase complex dihydrolipoyllysine-residue acetyltransferase, with translation MSIEIFVPDIGDDEVEVTEISVQIGDTVAEEDTLLAVEGDKASMEVPAPQAGVVQEIRVNVGDSVKTGSLIFIFAAEVAEAEVAVVAAPAPVAAAAAQVLEVNIPDIGDDEVEVTEISVKVGDTVAEEDTLMAVEGDKASMEVPAPFAGVVKEIKAAVGDKVTTGSFIMTFEVAGAAPAVAPVAEAAAPAPAAKVEAPKAAPVAAKAPEATGFVENDAYHHASPVVRRLAREFGVNLDKVGATGRKGRIAKEDVQTYVKNAVKRLESGATGGNGSGMDVLAWPKVDFAKFGEIEVVKMTRIQKISGPNLHRNWVKIPHVTQFDEADITELEAFRKVENNKLVKQDKGFKISPLIFIVKAVAKALADYPKFNTSIGEDGETIIQKKYINVGVAVDTPNGLVVPVIRNVDQKGIYELCQDLAVISKKARSGKLTSSDMQGGCFTISSLGGIGGTQFTPIVNAPEVAILGVSRSEIKPKWDGKDFAPRLMLPMALSYDHRVIDGADGARFVTALNGYLSDLRQLVL, from the coding sequence ATGAGTATTGAAATTTTCGTTCCAGACATTGGTGATGATGAAGTAGAAGTAACTGAGATTTCCGTTCAAATCGGCGATACAGTTGCAGAAGAAGATACTTTGCTTGCTGTTGAGGGTGACAAAGCGTCTATGGAAGTTCCTGCACCACAAGCTGGTGTAGTACAAGAAATCCGTGTAAACGTTGGTGACAGTGTTAAAACTGGTTCATTAATCTTTATCTTCGCTGCTGAAGTTGCTGAAGCTGAGGTTGCTGTTGTTGCTGCTCCTGCTCCTGTAGCTGCCGCTGCTGCGCAAGTGCTAGAAGTTAACATTCCTGACATCGGCGACGATGAAGTGGAAGTAACTGAGATTTCAGTTAAAGTTGGCGATACTGTTGCTGAAGAAGATACGTTAATGGCTGTTGAAGGCGATAAAGCTTCAATGGAAGTTCCTGCACCATTCGCTGGTGTTGTGAAAGAAATTAAAGCAGCTGTAGGCGATAAAGTTACAACTGGTTCTTTCATCATGACATTTGAAGTTGCTGGCGCTGCACCTGCTGTTGCACCTGTAGCTGAAGCGGCGGCTCCGGCTCCTGCTGCAAAAGTTGAAGCTCCGAAAGCTGCTCCAGTTGCTGCAAAAGCACCTGAAGCAACTGGTTTCGTTGAAAACGACGCTTACCACCATGCATCTCCAGTAGTTCGTCGTCTAGCACGCGAATTCGGTGTTAACTTAGATAAAGTTGGCGCAACTGGTCGTAAAGGTCGTATCGCAAAAGAAGACGTACAAACTTACGTTAAAAATGCAGTTAAACGTTTAGAATCTGGCGCTACTGGCGGCAACGGTTCTGGTATGGACGTACTAGCATGGCCGAAAGTTGATTTCGCTAAATTTGGTGAAATCGAAGTTGTTAAGATGACTCGTATCCAGAAAATTTCTGGTCCGAACCTGCACCGTAACTGGGTTAAAATCCCACACGTTACACAGTTCGACGAAGCAGATATCACTGAACTAGAAGCGTTCCGTAAAGTTGAGAACAACAAACTTGTTAAGCAAGATAAAGGCTTCAAGATTTCTCCACTTATCTTCATCGTTAAAGCAGTTGCTAAAGCGTTAGCTGATTATCCGAAGTTTAACACTTCAATCGGCGAAGATGGCGAAACTATCATTCAGAAGAAATACATCAACGTTGGTGTTGCTGTTGATACACCAAACGGTCTAGTTGTTCCGGTTATCCGTAACGTTGACCAGAAAGGTATTTACGAGCTTTGCCAAGATCTTGCTGTTATCTCTAAGAAAGCACGTTCTGGTAAACTGACTTCTTCTGACATGCAAGGCGGTTGTTTCACAATCTCTAGCCTAGGCGGTATCGGTGGTACTCAATTTACACCAATCGTTAATGCTCCAGAAGTTGCAATTTTAGGCGTATCACGTTCTGAAATTAAACCTAAGTGGGATGGCAAAGACTTTGCTCCTCGTCTAATGTTACCAATGGCGCTTTCATATGATCACCGCGTGATCGATGGTGCTGATGGTGCTCGTTTTGTTACAGCATTAAACGGATATCTTTCAGATCTTCGTCAACTAGTACTTTAA